ACGAACGTCGTCTTGCCGACGCCGAACCCGCCCGCGACGACGATCTTCGTCGACGTGAGGCCGGCGCTAGAGCCTGCGAAGTCCACTGAGCACCCTTTCGAGCATGTTGAGGTCTGGCTGTCCCTGGCTGAGGCGTGGCTGGTGCAGGCGGACAAGCCCTTCGTCGGACATGTCCGCCACCAGCACCCGCGCCACGCCCAGCGGGACACGGAGCAAGGCCGAGATCTCGGCGACCGACCGGAACGTGCGGCAGAGCTGCATGATGGCCTCCTGCTCGGGGGTGAGCAGGGCCATCTCGTCGTCCGGGATCGACATGGACGAGATCAGCGTCTCCATCGCCAGGTGGTAGCGCGGCTCGGATCGGCCGCCGGTCACCGCGTACGGACGGAACAGGGGCTCGTCGTCCCCGGTCCCGTCAACGCCGTACACGACCCACTCCCATCAGTGTCATTGCATCACCGAGTCCTTGCCGCCTGCAGCTCCGCCCGCAGGGCGGGCGTCAAGACCTGCCCGGCACGGTCCACCAGCAGGGTCATCTGGTAGGCCACGAGGCCCATGTCGCAGTCGGGCGCGGCCAGCACGGTGATCACCGAGCCGTCGCTGATCGCCATCACGATGAGCAGACCGCGCTGCATCTCGACGACGGTCTGCGTCACGGCGCCGCCCTCGAACACGCGGGACGCGCCCACGGTCAGGCTCAGCAGACCGGCCGACACCGCGGCGAGCTGGTCGGCCCGGTCCGGCGGGAAGCCCTCGGAGCTCGCCAGGCACAGGCCATCGGCGGAGACGACGACCGCGTGCGCGACCCCGGGCGTGTTGCGCACGAAGTCGGTGATCAGCCAGTCGAACCGATGCGCCTCGTGGCTAAGGGTTGTCACTCGCCCTCCCTGGCAGGACGCTCGCTCACTCTCGTTCCTCCTGTTCGCGTACTTCCGCACGCCCGCGCCGCACTCCCTGCTGGTAGCTGGCCATCCTGCTGCGCATGCGCTCGGCGGACACCGGCGGAGCCGGAGCCCGCTGCGCCTGCCGCTGCGGCTGGGCGCTCGACGGGCTCGCCGTGCCGGGCACCAGGTTGGCCTTGGGGGTGCGCTTGGGCAGCCCGGCGGCGGTGATGCCGCCGAGACTGGGGTCGCTGGCGGCCGCCGCCGCACGCCAGCCGGCGTCAGCGGCGGTTCGCCATGCTTCCTCCCCAGAGGGTACGGCTTGCGCGGGCGTGGCCTCACCCTGGTTCGCGGCCGACGCGGCCGGGGCGGGCGCCTGCTCGCCGGGTGGCCTGCGGAACCACGCCGACTCCACCGAGGCGAAGATCGGCAGATACTCCTCACCGGAGTCCATGGGCGAGACGTCCACCGACGGGTGCGGGTCGGGCCGGCGCACCTCGGCCGTGCTGAACGACGGCGTGGGGGGCCCGGCGGGCGGCGAGGCGGGCGGCGGGGTCTGGAAGCCGCCGGACTCGGTGCTCGGGTACGACGGGAAGCCGGGGCGGTCCGTGCTGGGGTAGGACGGGCTCGGGTACGACGGGTAGCCGCCGGTGTCGAGCGACTGCTGCCGGAAGGCGCCGCCGTCCGTGTCGGCCGTGAAGCGCGGCGCGCCGTTGCGTCCGGGTCCCGGCCCGTTGGCGCCGCCGACGCCGTTCGCGCCGCCGGTCCCGCCGGCGCCGTTCGCCCCGGCGCCGGGCGCGACCGCCGGACCGGTGGCAGGGCCGATGGCGGGACCGTTGAGCGGATCGGCGGCGGATCCCGTGCCGGCACCGGCGGCGGGCGGGCCGCCGCGGGCGGCGCCGCGGGACCCGAAGGAGTCGAGGCTGTTGAACGAGCGGAACGTGCCGTTCTGCACCGGCACCCCACCGGGCCCGCCCGCCTGCGGCGTGGCCGCGGCCGAACCGCCGAAGGCGGGCCGCTGCGGCAGCGGCTTCTGGCTCCCGTCGGTGACGAGCGCCGGAGGCAGCAGCACCATGGCGACCAGGCCGTTGGCGTTGCCCTTGCGGAGCTGGACGCGGATGCCATGGCGCAGCGCCAGGCGGCCGACCACGAACAGGCCCATCCGGCGGGAGACGGAGACGTCGACCACGGGCGGCTCGGCCAGGCGGCGGTTGGCCTCGCCCAGCTCCTCCTCGGTCATGCTGATGCCCGCGTCGGTCACCGACAGCAGCGCGCCGCCCCCGTCGACGAGGCTGCTCGTCACCACGACGGGCGCGTTGCTCGGGGAGAACTGCAGGGCGTTCTCGACCAGCTCGGCCACCAGGTGCACGAGGTCGTTGGCGACGCTGCCGAGCACCGAGGTGCCACGGTGCACCTTGACCTGGACGCGCTCGTAGCCCTCGACCTCCGACAGGGAGGCGCGCACCACGTCGACGAGCTTGGCGGGCTGGCTGCGCCGGCGGGAGGGCTCGTGCCCGGCGAGGACCAGGAGGTTCTCGGAGTTGCGGCGCATGCGGGTGGCCAGGTGGTCGAGCTTGAACAGGTCGGCCAGCCGGCCGCCGTCCTGCTCGCCCTTCTCCAGGCCGTCGATGAGCGAGATCTGCCGTTCCACCAGCGTCTGGGTGCGCCGCGAGAGGTTGACGAACATGGAGCTGATGTTGCTGCGCAGCTCCGCCTCCTCGCCGGCGAGCCGGACGGCCTGCCGGTGCACCTGGTCGAAGGCGCGGGCGACCTCGCCGATCTCGTCGTTGCCCTCGACGTCGATGGGCCGGATCTCGGGCACCGAGTCGCCGGACAGGCGCAGCTGGCGCACCACGTCGGGCAGGCGGAACCCGGCGACCTCCAGAGCCTCGGTGCGCAGGCGGCGCAGCGGCGTGACCATGGAGCGGGCGATGGCGACGGTCAGCAGCAGCACGAGGAGCAGCAGCGCCAGGATCAGGGCTCCGGCGATGACCGCGGCGCGGATCTCGGCGTCGCGCAGCTCGCCGCCGCGCAGGGCCAGGGCGCCGCTGATCTCCCTCTCGACCTTGTGCAGGGCGTTGATGGTGGTGGCGTTGTCGGTGAACCACTGATCGGGCGGGGTGACCTTGGCGTCGGTGCTGGCGAGCAGGTCCTGCCTCAGCCGGACGCCGGGCGCCTTGCCGCTGGCCAGCGTGATGGCGCGCGACTTGGTCAGCTCGGTGTTGTAGTACTGCGGGATGGTCAGCTCCTTCTGGAGCTTCATGCCGACCTGCGGGCCGGCCTCCAGGCCGACGGTGGCGATCGCGGCGCGCTGGGAGGCGTTGGAGGCGATGAAGCGCTCCACCTCCTTGGCGTCCACGCTGGCGGAGTTGTAGTAGCCCTTGAGCAGCTGGACGCGCTGCCGGGACACCTCCTCCTTCGCGCGGGCGATCGCGCTCAGCGCCCTGAACTGGCCGATGATCTGCGGGTCCTCGCTGAGGAGGCCCAGCTCGTCGTGCAGCCGGAGCAGCGTGTCGAGCACGGAGTCGTAGCGGGTGGTGTCGCGCTGGCCCTCGCCGCGGGTCCTGCCGAGCTGGTTGAGGTCGAGCCGCGTCCGCTTGACGACCTCCTGCACGCGCGAGCCGTAGGACTCGTCCATCGTGTCGAGGTCGGCCCGCACCTTCGTGGCCAGCTCGTCCACCGCGGCCTTGCGCTCGGCGTAGGGCTTGGCGAGCCGCTTGCGCAGGTTGCGCGCGGCATCGAGCCAGCCGCCGGTGTCGCGCTCCAGGCCGAGCGCCTGGACCAGGTCGCGGATCCGCTCCGCCTGCTGGGCGGCGCGCGTCGTGCGGTCGTAGTCCTCGATGCTCTGCACCGAGCCGACCACGCGCGCTCCCCCGAGCGCGACGCAAACGACGGTGGGAACGAGGATGAGCGCGGTCAGGCGCCACCTTACGCGCCAGTTGCGCAGCCCCAGCCGTGACAGTGACCGCTTCGCACGGTCCCGCTCGGCGGGTGTGCCGCTCTCCGAGATCCCCGTTGTCACTGCTCCCGCTACCCCTCAATCATCCCGATTCGTCCCATCAGACCCAAGGACGTCCACAAGGTACTCGCAGCGTCAGACTAATTACGCCAAACCGGGCACAATCGTTACATATGCCACCGCCCGTCGTGTGTTGGGCTACCGCAACGCTGCAAGAACCTGATCGCGGACCTGGGCCCGCTGCGCGTCGTCGCTGAGGGGGCGTCCGGCGCGGTCCACCACGTAGAAGACGTCCACCGCCTCCGCGCCGAGAGTCTCCACGCGAGCAGCTCTCACGTCAAGACCGCACTCGCCGAACGCCCGTCCGATGCGCCACAGCAGCCCCGGCCTGTCATGGGCCCTGACTTCGACCACGGTGGCGGTGGCCGAGGCGTCATCCACCAACGTCACACGGGGTGGAGCGACCGGTACGCGAGGGGGCCTGGCGGACCTCGCGCGCCGCGCCAGGCGCTGCTCGATGTCAAGACGTCCAGCAAGGACCAGGCGCAGGTCCGCCTCCAGCGTGGCGGGATCCGGCGGCGAACCGTACTCGGGGACGACCGAGAACTCGATCACCGCCGTGGAACCGGCCGAGGCCGACGCCGCGGAGCGGACGATCAGCCGGTGGGCGGCCAGCACCCCGGCGGCGCTCCACAGCAGGCCGATCCGGTCGGGGGCGACGACCGTGACCGCTCCGCCG
This Nonomuraea muscovyensis DNA region includes the following protein-coding sequences:
- a CDS encoding DUF742 domain-containing protein, with translation MYGVDGTGDDEPLFRPYAVTGGRSEPRYHLAMETLISSMSIPDDEMALLTPEQEAIMQLCRTFRSVAEISALLRVPLGVARVLVADMSDEGLVRLHQPRLSQGQPDLNMLERVLSGLRRL
- a CDS encoding roadblock/LC7 domain-containing protein, with amino-acid sequence MTTLSHEAHRFDWLITDFVRNTPGVAHAVVVSADGLCLASSEGFPPDRADQLAAVSAGLLSLTVGASRVFEGGAVTQTVVEMQRGLLIVMAISDGSVITVLAAPDCDMGLVAYQMTLLVDRAGQVLTPALRAELQAARTR
- a CDS encoding sensor histidine kinase, translating into MTTGISESGTPAERDRAKRSLSRLGLRNWRVRWRLTALILVPTVVCVALGGARVVGSVQSIEDYDRTTRAAQQAERIRDLVQALGLERDTGGWLDAARNLRKRLAKPYAERKAAVDELATKVRADLDTMDESYGSRVQEVVKRTRLDLNQLGRTRGEGQRDTTRYDSVLDTLLRLHDELGLLSEDPQIIGQFRALSAIARAKEEVSRQRVQLLKGYYNSASVDAKEVERFIASNASQRAAIATVGLEAGPQVGMKLQKELTIPQYYNTELTKSRAITLASGKAPGVRLRQDLLASTDAKVTPPDQWFTDNATTINALHKVEREISGALALRGGELRDAEIRAAVIAGALILALLLLVLLLTVAIARSMVTPLRRLRTEALEVAGFRLPDVVRQLRLSGDSVPEIRPIDVEGNDEIGEVARAFDQVHRQAVRLAGEEAELRSNISSMFVNLSRRTQTLVERQISLIDGLEKGEQDGGRLADLFKLDHLATRMRRNSENLLVLAGHEPSRRRSQPAKLVDVVRASLSEVEGYERVQVKVHRGTSVLGSVANDLVHLVAELVENALQFSPSNAPVVVTSSLVDGGGALLSVTDAGISMTEEELGEANRRLAEPPVVDVSVSRRMGLFVVGRLALRHGIRVQLRKGNANGLVAMVLLPPALVTDGSQKPLPQRPAFGGSAAATPQAGGPGGVPVQNGTFRSFNSLDSFGSRGAARGGPPAAGAGTGSAADPLNGPAIGPATGPAVAPGAGANGAGGTGGANGVGGANGPGPGRNGAPRFTADTDGGAFRQQSLDTGGYPSYPSPSYPSTDRPGFPSYPSTESGGFQTPPPASPPAGPPTPSFSTAEVRRPDPHPSVDVSPMDSGEEYLPIFASVESAWFRRPPGEQAPAPAASAANQGEATPAQAVPSGEEAWRTAADAGWRAAAAASDPSLGGITAAGLPKRTPKANLVPGTASPSSAQPQRQAQRAPAPPVSAERMRSRMASYQQGVRRGRAEVREQEERE